TTTCAATCTATCAAAGGTAAGCCGACTGGCATTGCTTTTGTTGACTCCACGAGTCTTAAAGTATGCCATAACATTCGAATTCCTCGCCATAAAGTCTTTGATGGTGTTGCGAAAAGAGGAAAAGGTACCATGGGATGGTTTTTCGGCTTCAAACTTCATTTATTGATTAACCATCTTGGAGAAATTATTTCGCTGAAAATCACAGCTAGCAATGTAAATGATAGGACTCCTGTACCTGATTTATGCAAAGAACTCTCGGGGAAATTGTACGCTGATAAAGGGTACATAGGTAAAAAGTTGAGTGAGAGCTTAAAGAACTCTGATGTCGATTTAGTGACTACCTCGCGAAAAAACATGAAAGCAAAAGAGATAAGTGCTTTTGATAAGGCTATGTTATCAAAGAGATACATTATCGAAACGATAAATGACCAATTGAAGAATATCTCTCAAATTGAACATAGCCGTCATCGTAGCGTGACTGGTTTCATGCTAAATGTAATTTCAGGCGTTGTGGCTTATTGTTTAAAAAAACAAAAGCCACGAATTAAGCTATCAGAATGTGAATTTGAACTAATCCTCGCTTAAAGCATGTTTTATCCAGAATTCAGGTTAACTATTTAACCGCTTATTAGCGTAGGCTTCTATTTGTTTTTTTGTATGCACCTCAGTTGAAAACTGATTCAAACGACTGGCCACTCTCGCCATATCTGACCATATAGCGGATGAGTATTTCGGATCCATCGTTTGACGATACATACGCAATCCATAATGACCCGCTTTAAATGCCGGCAACGTATAGAGTTGGCTTTCATAAGTATGGCGAATAGAGGCGGCATCTTGCTCAAAACTGGGCGTTGTTCTCCCACCTTCCATAATTTCAGCTTGAGTGCACGCTGAACTCAATAGCAATGCAATTAATAATAAAAATTTTGCTTTGAATAACTCCATACATCCTCTCTTAAATATAAGACACTCAAACCTAATTGATTAGATAATAAACGAAAAGTATAAAGCACCGTAAAAAATGAGTAAAGAATCAGTAAAAAGGAAATGTTTGAGATACAAAAAAAGCCTAATAATACAAGATAAGTATCATTAGGCTTTGATAGCGATTGAAGAAATAACGGATTTATTTAGTTAAATCATCAAAGAAGTTCTTAACACCAGATAAGAAACCTTCTGATTTAGGATTGTGCTTCTTCGCATCTTTCCCATCAAATGATTCTTGGAATTCTTTAAGTAGCTCTCTTTGGCGTTTCGTTAATTTAACTGGAGTTTCAACAATTAACTTAACGATTAAGTCACCCGCACTGTGAGTACGAACACCTTTAACCCCTTTACCACGCATACGGAACATA
The Aliivibrio salmonicida LFI1238 genome window above contains:
- a CDS encoding IS982-like element ISVsa6 family transposase, translating into MNKLVDIFCDVDDFCYQFLSQWEKYLVEASERKRKRQSVMSTSECMTIVIAFHQSNHRDFKNFYIGLVHQYWKGYFPNLLSYTRFVSKMPSLIAPMCAYFQSIKGKPTGIAFVDSTSLKVCHNIRIPRHKVFDGVAKRGKGTMGWFFGFKLHLLINHLGEIISLKITASNVNDRTPVPDLCKELSGKLYADKGYIGKKLSESLKNSDVDLVTTSRKNMKAKEISAFDKAMLSKRYIIETINDQLKNISQIEHSRHRSVTGFMLNVISGVVAYCLKKQKPRIKLSECEFELILA